A genomic window from Eleginops maclovinus isolate JMC-PN-2008 ecotype Puerto Natales chromosome 9, JC_Emac_rtc_rv5, whole genome shotgun sequence includes:
- the LOC134870150 gene encoding interferon-induced protein with tetratricopeptide repeats 2-like: protein MPHMPTRGSLAKTGAIKRQPLVSKLEALQCHFTWDLDYSRSLLMGLRDNVKYIGTEEGNSWLGHIYNLRGFIQYNLGFNEEANSFFQKSTEAFCRMRNADEGPWLVVNYGNLAWLHHHLGDQAESEAYLSKVDALIEKYPSPSQDELHPETYAEKAWTLMKFGADKELLAADYFQKAIEMQPDMVEWNTSYIIGLVNASKHNSTGLEEEILEKMRITKEQDPENLYLAVKYLDQCAKRGEGIEDEARELARKVLRNPVSSYSGLKAILRVYKAYLSVDEAIDLAEEALKDHPDERYLKVCAALCYKWKITLSRDSRPKKAC from the coding sequence TGCCATTAAGCGTCAACCACTGGTGTCCAAACTGGAGGCCCTGCAGTGCCACTTCACCTGGGATCTGGACTACAGCAGGTCCTTGCTTATGGGTCTAAGGGATAACGTAAAGTACATTGGCACTGAGGAGGGAAACAGCTGGCTGGGTCACATTTACAACCTGCGGGGGTTCATTCAGTACAATCTGGGCTTCAATGAAGAAGCCAACAGTTTCTTCCAAAAGTCTACTGAGGCTTTCTGTAGAATGAGAAACGCAGATGAGGGCCCATGGTTAGTGGTGAACTACGGGAACCTGGCTTGGCTGCACCATCACCTGGGAGACCAAGCAGAGAGCGAGGCTTACCTGTCTAAGGTCGACGCCCTGATAGAAAAATACCCATCTCCATCCCAGGATGAGCTCCACCCAGAGACCTACGCTGAGAAAGCCTGGACCCTGATGAAGTTCGGCGCAGACAAAGAGCTGCTGGCTGCAGATTACTTCCAGAAAGCCATCGAGATGCAGCCGGACATGGTGGAGTGGAACACTAGCTACATCATAGGGTTAGTGAATGCTTCAAAGCACAACAGCACAGGGCTGGAAGAGGAAATCCTGGAGAAAATGAGAATCACTAAGGAACAGGATCCAGAGAACTTGTACCTTGCTGTTAAATACCTTGATCAATGTGCTAAGAGAGGAGAAGGAATAGAAGATGAAGCACGTGAGTTAGCCAGAAAGGTTTTAAGGAATCCTGTCAGCAGCTACAGTGGTTTAAAAGCCATACTAAGGGTCTACAAAGCATATTTATCTGTTGATGAGGCTATTGATTTGGCAGAGGAGGCTCTAAAGGACCATCCAGATGAGCGTTATCTGAAGGTATGCGCTGCACTCTGCTACAAATGGAAG